DNA from Nocardioides yefusunii:
GCCTTCGCCGACCTGATGCGGGTCCTGCGCGACGGCTGTTCGTGGAAGCAGGCACAGACCCACACCTCGCTCAAGCGGTTCCTGCTGGAGGAGAGCTACGAGACGCTGGAGGCGATCGACGAGGGCGAGGAGACCGGCGACTGGTCACACCTGCGCGAGGAACTGGGCGACGTGCTGCTGCAGGTCTACTTCCACGCCGCGATCGCCGAGGAACGCGGTGACTTCACGATCGCCGACGTGGCCGCGGACATCGACGCCAAGATGCGGCGCCGCAACCCGCACGTCGTGGGGGAGTCCCCGGACGCGTCGTTGACGCCCGACGAGGTCAACGCCCTGTGGCAGGTGGCCAAGCAGGCGGAGAAGGCGGAACGGGCGACCATCTCCCCGACGGCCGGCATCCCCGCCGATCTCCCGGCCCTGATGTG
Protein-coding regions in this window:
- a CDS encoding MazG nucleotide pyrophosphohydrolase domain-containing protein — encoded protein: MVQTQNDTPSTAHPSTVQQHPLLAFADLMRVLRDGCSWKQAQTHTSLKRFLLEESYETLEAIDEGEETGDWSHLREELGDVLLQVYFHAAIAEERGDFTIADVAADIDAKMRRRNPHVVGESPDASLTPDEVNALWQVAKQAEKAERATISPTAGIPADLPALMWASKVLGRLERGEAEARPEVAAPVGVEEEIGDALLALVERARATGVDAEQALRGAVRRRLPDAR